Genomic segment of Gemmatimonadaceae bacterium:
GTCAAAATCGTCGCGCTTGTCGGGACCGAGCCGATGTTCGCGGCGCAGGATCGATTGAATCTCCGCCTGCGCGATCGGAATCTTGTCTTCGCTTATCGCAAGTACGCCGATGTTGCTCAGTCGATCTGTTCCCATCACGCGGAATTGCGCCGTAGATATCGGAATCAGAACGAAATCATCGGGGTTCTGCCCGAAGCCGCCGGCCTGGCCCTTCGTCTGGAGGACGCCGATCACCTCGAACTGCAATCCACCAATTCTCACGTTTTCGTTGAGCAGTGCATCGGGCGTCTGCAACCCGAGGTTGTCGATCACGGCTGAGCCTACCACCGCCACGCGCCGAATACCCGCGACTTCGGCGTCGCCGAACATGCGTCCGACCGCCAGCTTGCTGTTTCTGATCTCGAGATACTTGGCCGTGCCGCCGGTGACCTGCGTCAGCGCATTGGTGCTCCCGTACTGGAACATCAGCCTCTTGTTCATCTCGGGACCCACCATCGCGAAATTCTCCCCGCGCTTCTCGAGTGCTTCGGCGTCCCTGATCGTGAGCTTGGAGGCATCGTCGGTTTGCACGCCAAAGCCGCGGGCCTGTCCGGGCCGCACAGTCAGAAGCGTGGTGCCAAGAGCTGCGATCCGCTCGCTGATGGATTGCTGCGCGCCCTTGCCAATGGCGACCATCGCGATCACCGCGGCGACGCCGATCACGATGCCGAGCATCGTCAGGAACGAGCGCATCTTGTTCGCCCGGAGCGCGCTGAGAGCGACGATGACGATCTCCTTCATGAGCATTAAATCGTTCGCGCCCTTTCTCTTGATTCCGGGAAGCGCTTCGCGAACAGCTGCAGCGCCGTGAGCGTGCGGCGCTGCGTGCGTCTCGATATTTTGGGCTGGAAGAGTCATATCAGCCGCCACCTCCTCCGCGCTGACCACCCGCGCCGCCTCTGCCACCAGCACCGCCCCCTGCGCCACCGGGCCCACCAGCGCCACCTGTCGTGGGCTGCTGACGCTGCATTCCCGGCACGCCCGCCCGGCCACGGACCTGGTTCATGTTCTCCTGCTGCCTGGCCTGAAGCACCGCGACGTTGAGGATCGCGACCTGCTCACCCTCCTGGACTCCGCTCAGGACTTCCGAGTAATCGAAATTGCCGACGCCGAGGCGGACCATTCGTGGAGAGTACTTCCCGTCCTTGGAAACGAAGACGAGCCCGCGACGGCCTCCGCCCTGTCCGCGGCCGAATCCACCCTGGCCTGCAGCTCCCCCGGCTGACCCGACCGCGCCCGGCTGAGCGCCGGCGCTACTGCCAGTCGTTCCGGTGGAACCGCCAGCCCCTGCGCCACCCGCACGAGCACCCCCCGCACCGCGCTGACGGAACGTGCACGCGCGAGCGATCCCGGGGGCGACTCCGATTGTGGAATAGATCTTCTGCGTCTCAGCCTGCATCGCCTGGCGGTCGAGCTCGCCGGCCTGCATTCGCGTGCGCAACGCTGCGATCTTCCCCGGAACATCGGGATGCTTCGCGATTGTCGCAGTCACGGCCTCGCACTGCTTATCCGTTACTTCGGGAAGATTGAAGCCTCCACGCTGGCCGCCCCCCTGCTGCGCCGCTGCAGTGCTCGTCAGCTCGGCGCGACCCGAATTTTCTCCATTCGTGCCGGTGGCCGGTCCGTTCAATCCCTGAGTGCTGCCGACGCGCTGACCGCCGCGTCCGCCCTGGTTGCGGAGCACCTCGCGCACGGAGTCGGCGTCGAGGCCGAGCATCGGGGCAACGACCGCAACTTCATTCGGATTGCGCACCGCATCGTTCGACACGGCCAGCACATTCTCGCGCCGCTCTACTTCAATGGACACCTCGCCGTTCATTCCCGGCATAAGCAGACGCGCCTGATTGTCGATGCTGATCAGCACGGGGAACATCGTCACCGACTGCTGAATCGTCGCCTGAGGCTCGATCTTCTCCACTGTACCCATGAACGGGCGATCGGGGAAAGCATCGACGATAACCTGCGCCACGAGACCTGGCCGGATCTTGCCGATGTCGGTCTCGTTCACGAGCGCGCGCACGCGAACTTTCGTCAGGTCCGCCATCTTGATGATCGTCGTTCCGCCGCTCAGCCCGCTCGTCCCCGATGCGATCACCTGTCCCAGCGCAACCGGTTTCTCGATCACGGTTCCGGCAACGGGAGCGCGAACTGTCGCTTCCTCGAGACTTTGCGCTCTCAGATCGAGCGCCGCCCGATTTCGCAGGACTGTCGACTGCGCGTTGGCGTATTGCACCTGCGCTGCCTCGCGCTCGACAGCCGTGATGATTCGCTCCTTGTAGAGCGACTCCGACCGATCGCGCGCCTGCCTTGCCACCCGCAGGTTGACGTTCGCGGCGTCGAGATCGGCCCGCGCCTGCGCGTATGAATTCCGCGTGTCGCGAGTATCGAGCTGAACGATGAGATCGCCTGGTTTCACGAACGAGCCGGTTTCCACCGGCATGGCGACGATCTGGCCCGACGATTTCGCTTTCACTTCGATGATGTTTATCGGCTCGACAACCCCGGTAGCCTCGGCCTGCACGACAATTGTCTGACGCGTCACCGGCTCCAGCGGAATGGTGAGCTTGTCGTCCTTGTTTTTCGAGCAGGCGAGAGCTGTCATTCCCGCCAGCGCCAATAGTGCAGTGCGTTTCAATTGCATCTCCTAGAGGTCACGTCCGATGAGCGCTTCGAGCTGCGCCTTCGCCACGCGATAGTCGTAGCGCGCCCTGATCAGCGCTGTCCGCGCCTGATCGAGCTGCGTCTGCGATGTAAGGACTTCGAGCAGTGTGCTCGCGCCGAGCTCGTACCGTCTCTGCTGAACACGCAGATCCTCGACCGCTGCTGATACCGAAGCCGCCTGTATATCCACCTGCTGTTGTGCCGTCGTCATCTGTCCAAGCGCCTGAACGAGCGTCTGCCGGGCACCGAGCTTTGCGTCGCGCAGCGTGACCTCCGCGTTGTCCTCCGCAACTGATGCGCGCAAGAGCGACACTTCACGGTTCAGGTTGTTGAACAGCGGAAATGACAGACTGAAATTGAGACTCTGGTTGTACGCATATCGTTTGTCGCCAAGTCCAAAGGCCGGGTCGAGCCCGCTTCCGCCCCGCGAGAAATTCATGTTCACCGTCGGCAGATACGCTGTCTTGGCAGAGCGGGTCGCGGCTTTTGCCGATTGGAGCTCGGCTTCGGCCTGCTCGATTGCCGGCGCTCGCTGCACGAGAGGCTCGAGCGACGCGAGACGCGGAATGACCACTCGCTGGTCGAGCGTGTCCGAGGGAGTCGCCGTCACCGTGCGCGGAGATGCGACGAGTCGCGTTAGCGTCGCATTGGCCAGGCTCAGATTGTTGCGCGCAGTGAGCATTGCCAGCCGCGCGTTGCCGAGCTGAATCATCGATCGAAGCGAATCAGACGTTGTTGCCGCGCCGGCACGAAGCCGGAGACCTGCCGCGCGAAGCTGCTGCCCTGCCTGGTCGATCTGCGCCTGCGCAGCGCTCTCCGATTCGCGGGCCGCAAGAATGTTGTAGTACTGCTGCTTCACCTGCAGCGCGATCTGATAACGCTGGGTCACCTCTGTCGCTTCTGCGGCGTGCACGTCGGCCTTCGCCTTTCTGATGTCGAATAGACGCCGCCCGCCGTCGAACAGCTGAAGGCTCGCGTTCATTCCGGTGGAGTAGCTCGCCGGATTGCCGGTGAACGGAACCAGGTTCCCCTGTGTGTCGAACCGGTCGCCCTTCTGACGCGACGTTCCCGCCGAGAGATTGATCGATGGCAGGAACGCGCTGTACGCCTGCTTGACGCTGAACTCGGAAGTCTGAATCGAGCCGCGCGCCTGCACCGTCGCAGGTGCGTTCTGCTGCGCGAGGCGAATCGCTTCCGCCAGCGATATCGGTGTCGCGGTGGTATCCAGCGTTGCCTGCGCCGCGGATATCACCGGGGAAAAAACGAGTGCTGAGAGCGCGCTTCTGATGCTTTTCACTGCTAGGGTTTCCTTTTTCCCGGGTAGTCCTTGTCCCATCGTTTGCGTGCCGAGTCACCGCGTTTTCGCGAGTCCGCACGGATACTGTCGAACTTCACCTGCTGCTCCGGCGTAAGCACCCGCTTGAGCTGCTGGTGCGTGCTGTCGCCTATGACTTTGCCGATCTTCATCAGCGAATCCATCTGCGGCTTGATAGGCGCCCAAAGCTCACGCATCTGTTTTTCACGGTTCTCGAGGATCGTATCGAACGCGGCGCGCTGCGGCGGCGTAAGGTTCAGATCCCGCGACATGCGATCGAGAGGCGAGCGCGAACCGTGCCTGCCCGGCTTCCCGTGCCCCATCGCCCGCTCGGCGGCGAAGCCGATTGCTGCGCCCGCAATGAAGGCGCCAAGCAGAAATACGAGTGCGTACCACTTAGAGCGCTGCATCACCGGCTCCCGTCAGTAGGAGAGGACGTACTGTAGTGCTGCATCACGCTGGCCAGACTTGTCGGATGCGAGGATGATCTGCGCAGGCGTGGAATACACCTCAGGCGAAGTGTGTACCACGGATTCGTACGCGACCTGCTCGTCGGCCTCGCCGAAGCGATCGCTGACGACGCCGGCGACTGCGAAAATCGCGGCCGCCGCGACAAGTCCCACCTGCGCCCAGCCGCCAAGCACCGAAACCCAGCCTTGATCGCTGTGCGCCAGGCCGGCGTTCGCCACTCGCGCCATTATCCGACGCTCCAGCGTGCTCCAGTAGGCGTTCTCCGCTTCACCCGGCGCAACGAAGGGGCGGTACGCGTCGCGAATCGCGCGCGCTGTCCGGTCATCGAGCGCGTCTTTGTCGCGCTCGCCTCGCCGTTCGGATGGATCCGGAAACTTCAGTTCGTCAGCCATATCGTTAACCTCTCAAGTCTTTCAGTAGCTCGCGAAGCTTCTGCCTCGCGTGGTGCAGATCAGATCTCGCGGTTCCGCCCGGAATTCCGAGCATCTCCCCGATCTCGACGTGCGTGTATCCCTCTACATCGTGCAACACGATCACCGACCTTGGCCGCTCCGGCAGCGTCGCCAGCGCAGCTGTCAGCCGCTCACTAAGCTCGGCACTTTCTGCCGGATCGCGGAAGGGCGATCGAAGAGCGTCGGTCAGCTCCTCCGTGTTTCGAACCTTTCGCCGTCGCGTGAGATCGAGTGCTGCGTTGGCGACGATCTTGTTGAGCCACGCTCCGAAGCTCTGCGCAGGGTCGAATCTATCGAGCGCCTGGAAGGCACGGACAAATCCGTCCTGAAGCGCGTCCTCGGCGTCTTCGTGCACGGTGACAATCGCCCGGGCAACGAGGTAGGCACGTCTCTGATGGAGTCGAACCAGCCCCGAAAACGCGTTCTGATCGCCGGATTTTGCCGCTCGAACCAGCGCGCGTTCCTCATCAGGAGTACGCATCGGCCCCGTTGGTTGTTGGCTTCAATCTGCCCCGTCTGCGTATTCCTACAGGAAGTACGAGCCAGAAAGGCGCCACGTTGGCAAGGCGGGGCTTCCCGCGGGCCTTAAGGCGCCGGCGGAGGTGGCGCGGGCGGAGGCGCCGGGCCGGGCTTCCCGGCGGCGGCTTGCGGGGAGACCGGAATCGGGTGGGCTCCGGTGGTCGCAGGCGCCCCAGCCGGGGCCGTCCCGGGCTGGGCCGTTGCAGCGGGAGCAGTTGCGGCCGGGGCCGCGGCCGGCGGCCCATGATCGCCTCCCGCCGCCTTTTTCCCCTCGAAATGCCGGTTCGTGAGCCATACGATCGTCAGCATCAGCAGGAATATGACGGCGCTCGACATGATCAGCCCTCGAAGCGCCGCGCCCAGATCCGTGCTCTTTCCCTGGGCCATTTCCTACTCCTTCACGCCCGCGGAGTCGGACACCCTGACCTTGGTCATTGCATCGTTCTGGCGGATTGTCTTCACGACGTGCAGGCCTTCGGTGACTTTGCCGAACACCGTGTGAACGCCGTTCAAATGCCGTGTGTTCTTTTCGTCGAGAACGATGAAGAACTGGCTGCCGCCGGTGTTCTTCCCCGCGTGTGCCATGGAGAGCGACCCCAGCTCGTGCTTGTACGGGTTCCCGGCTGTCTCACAATCGATCTTGTAGCCCGGTCCGCCCGTTCCAATTCGCCGGTCGCCCTCAGGGAGATCGCGTGACAGCGGGTCGCCGCCCTGCACGACGAACTCGGGGATGACCCGATGGAATTTCACACCGTCGTAATAGCCGTCGTTCGCAAGCTTGGCGAAGTTGCCAACCGTATTTGGCGCGGCATTGTCGTACAGCTCGGCCTTCATCGTCCCGCGATTCGTCTCGATCGTTGCCTGTCGTGTCATCGTCTGTGCTGTGCGTCAGAGGGGAAAGTCGGTGAATGATACATCAGACCCGGGCCGACGGGCAGATGTCGTTGAGCACGCACTCACCGCACCTCGGCAGACGCGCGATGCACACTCTGCGGCCGTGGAAGATGAATAGATGCGATATCAGCGTCCAATCATCGCGCGGGATCAACTTCATCAATATCTGCTCGACCTTGACCGGATCGGTCTCGTTGGTAATGCCGAGCCGAACGACCAGACGGCCGACGTGCGTATCCACGACGATCCCTTCATTCACGCCAAACGCGTTGCCGAGGACGACGTTAGCTGTCTTGCGGCCGACGCCGGGCAGACGAACCAGCTCGGCCATCGTGTGGGGAACGTCGCCGCCGTGGATCTCGACGACAGCCGCCGACATTCCGAGCAGGCTCTTCGTCTTGTTGCGGAAGAACCCCGTGCTGCGAATCATCTCCTCGAGCCGTTGCGCATCGGCTGCGGCAAGATCGTGCGCGCGTGGGAATACGCGGAACAGCTCCGGGGTCACCATGTTGACCCGCTTGTCCGTGCACTGCGCGCTCAGAATCGTCGCGATGAGGAGCTGAAGCGGCGTCTCGAAATCGAGCTCACAGTGAGCGTCGGGATATTCACGTTTGAGCCGCTCGAGAATCTCGAGCGCGTGCGCGGCGAGCATCGCGCCCTTTTTCTGCTTTCTCGGCGGGGTCTTCCGCGCGGCAGTTTTCTGAGGTTTCTCCGCTGGGGTCATCCTCGGTGCTGATGCTCACTGCAGTCTACTCTTCGATCCCAGCCTGCCCGGGCATCCGATCGATCATCTCATGTAATTGCCGCTGGATCAGCTCGATCTCCTGGCGCGCACCCTCCGCGTCGAGGAGCCCCTTGCGCATGTTGATCGAGACGCGATTCATGTACTTGATCTTCATGAGCATCTCGTCGGTCGCCTTGCGAAGCGACGTGTAGCGACGCTTGTCGGCCCGCGCTCGATGGTACCGCCGCGTGAAATCCTCGAGCGTCAGGCGCCGCGCGAACTGAATCGCTTCGTCGACCGTTCTGCCTGGAATCGCTCCATGGTCGGGAATGCCGTGGCCGGTCGCGGGATCGCTGAAAAACAAACGGCCGATGTACTCGATGCCGTCGTAAGCGATGCGGACGGAGACGTCGAATGGCTTGCCATCCATCTCGATTGTCGACAGGTGCTGCTGGACGATTCCGTAATCGGACATCTCTACCGTTGGCTCACTTGGGATCAGGTTCGGCGAGGAAGGCGTCCACTGCGGCAAACAACTGCTGGGGCTTCTCAACGTACGGCACATGGCCGCAGTCGTCCAGCACGACGAGCTTCGCATTCATCGCCTTCGCCCCCGCTGTGGATGACGCCAGCGGAATGGGATCGTCACGCCCATGCACGACGAGCGTCGGGCAGGTGATCTGATTGAGCTGCGCCAGGAGATCGTAATCACCGAGGCTGTTCCACACGGAATCGAGCACTCGTCCGGTTACCCGGAAGGGCGTGAGGTCGCGGGCGTTCGCGGGATGCGCGAAGTAGCCTGCGACGCCGAGCTCGAAAAGTCGCTGGCGGTAAGCGTCGGGATCGGACTCACGCAGGTTCGACTCGGCAAGCTCGGCGCGCATGCGCTGGACATCCGGCGACTGCTGGCGCTTCGAAAACTCCGCTTCGAATTCCTTGCGGTAGCGACGGGCCAGCGGTGCGGGGTCGATTAGAACGAGTCGATTGGGTGCGGTGATTGTCTGGTCACGTAGTGACTCGAGTGTGTAAAGGACTGCCAGCAATCCGCCCCAGGAATATCCGACGATCGCCAGCGGATCGAGACTGAATTCTCTGACGACCGCCGCAAGATCCGCGACGTGTGTTTGCCATCCGATCGGCTCGAGGGCGTCGGACCTGGACCGTCCTCCACCGCGCTGATCGTAGAAGAGAACGTCGTAGCACTCCGCGAGGTGCAGCATCTGCGGGAGCATATAGTCGTGATGCGCGCCAGGTCCGCCGTGTAGCACGACGAGCTGTTGAGCGCCCGACTCAGCCGAGGGCCCGTACCGAGCCCAGTAGAGCTGTGTGGGTGTCCTGGTGGTGAATCCGGATTCGCGCGGCGGGGGAATTGTCTGAGGCATGAGGATATAGTAGCGAAGGAATCTTCGCGCGCTGGCGATCCTTGCACATGAAGCCTGCGTGCGCGAGCGTTCCCGCGTGCACGCCCGGCTTATTCTCGGTTTGCTCTTCTTTGCGATTTGTCTCGGACTCGGTTATCCGGGTGTCAGTCGCTACGATCCAAAGGAGGTCGAGGGTCTCCGGGATACGCGCCGCTACGTGGAGATGCTCGAGGGCACGGCCGGCTGGACGACGCAGCAGGAGCTCAGAGTCCTCGTGCCGTTTCTCGCGCGACCGATCTACCGTGCCGCGGTGGGCAGAGTCGGAACCTGGAGCCCGGAGTTCCTCGCGCTCCTCATCGTCAACAGCGCGTTCGTGGCGTGGGCGGCGGTGCTTCTTGCCGGCATTGGGGAGCGTGTCACCCAATCGTATGTCATTGGATTGACAGGATCGCTTCTTTATCTGTTGAGCTTCAACGTTGCGAACGTTCAGCTCGCCGGCCTCGTGGATTCCGTCGAGGCGTGGTCTATCATCGCGATGACCTGGGCATTGGTCAGCAAACGGTGGGCGATCATTCCGCTGATCGGTATCGTTGGCGCGCTTGGCAAGGAAACGAGCATCCCGCTCACGTTCACTTTC
This window contains:
- a CDS encoding ABC transporter permease; this encodes MTLPAQNIETHAAPHAHGAAAVREALPGIKRKGANDLMLMKEIVIVALSALRANKMRSFLTMLGIVIGVAAVIAMVAIGKGAQQSISERIAALGTTLLTVRPGQARGFGVQTDDASKLTIRDAEALEKRGENFAMVGPEMNKRLMFQYGSTNALTQVTGGTAKYLEIRNSKLAVGRMFGDAEVAGIRRVAVVGSAVIDNLGLQTPDALLNENVRIGGLQFEVIGVLQTKGQAGGFGQNPDDFVLIPISTAQFRVMGTDRLSNIGVLAISEDKIPIAQAEIQSILRREHRLGPDKRDDFDIRNQAEFLNTFAETTKTFTFLLAGIAAVSLLVGGIGIMNIMLVSVTERTREIGVRKALGATKGAILLQFLIEAIVLCLLGGILGVFVGSGGAAMLNKLGGFNTTVDPGAVLLAFLFSAGVGILFGVWPARRAASLDPIIALRYE
- a CDS encoding efflux RND transporter periplasmic adaptor subunit; translated protein: MKRTALLALAGMTALACSKNKDDKLTIPLEPVTRQTIVVQAEATGVVEPINIIEVKAKSSGQIVAMPVETGSFVKPGDLIVQLDTRDTRNSYAQARADLDAANVNLRVARQARDRSESLYKERIITAVEREAAQVQYANAQSTVLRNRAALDLRAQSLEEATVRAPVAGTVIEKPVALGQVIASGTSGLSGGTTIIKMADLTKVRVRALVNETDIGKIRPGLVAQVIVDAFPDRPFMGTVEKIEPQATIQQSVTMFPVLISIDNQARLLMPGMNGEVSIEVERRENVLAVSNDAVRNPNEVAVVAPMLGLDADSVREVLRNQGGRGGQRVGSTQGLNGPATGTNGENSGRAELTSTAAAQQGGGQRGGFNLPEVTDKQCEAVTATIAKHPDVPGKIAALRTRMQAGELDRQAMQAETQKIYSTIGVAPGIARACTFRQRGAGGARAGGAGAGGSTGTTGSSAGAQPGAVGSAGGAAGQGGFGRGQGGGRRGLVFVSKDGKYSPRMVRLGVGNFDYSEVLSGVQEGEQVAILNVAVLQARQQENMNQVRGRAGVPGMQRQQPTTGGAGGPGGAGGGAGGRGGAGGQRGGGGG
- a CDS encoding TolC family protein, with amino-acid sequence MKSIRSALSALVFSPVISAAQATLDTTATPISLAEAIRLAQQNAPATVQARGSIQTSEFSVKQAYSAFLPSINLSAGTSRQKGDRFDTQGNLVPFTGNPASYSTGMNASLQLFDGGRRLFDIRKAKADVHAAEATEVTQRYQIALQVKQQYYNILAARESESAAQAQIDQAGQQLRAAGLRLRAGAATTSDSLRSMIQLGNARLAMLTARNNLSLANATLTRLVASPRTVTATPSDTLDQRVVIPRLASLEPLVQRAPAIEQAEAELQSAKAATRSAKTAYLPTVNMNFSRGGSGLDPAFGLGDKRYAYNQSLNFSLSFPLFNNLNREVSLLRASVAEDNAEVTLRDAKLGARQTLVQALGQMTTAQQQVDIQAASVSAAVEDLRVQQRRYELGASTLLEVLTSQTQLDQARTALIRARYDYRVAKAQLEALIGRDL
- a CDS encoding RNA polymerase sigma factor, with product MRTPDEERALVRAAKSGDQNAFSGLVRLHQRRAYLVARAIVTVHEDAEDALQDGFVRAFQALDRFDPAQSFGAWLNKIVANAALDLTRRRKVRNTEELTDALRSPFRDPAESAELSERLTAALATLPERPRSVIVLHDVEGYTHVEIGEMLGIPGGTARSDLHHARQKLRELLKDLRG
- a CDS encoding peptidylprolyl isomerase encodes the protein MTRQATIETNRGTMKAELYDNAAPNTVGNFAKLANDGYYDGVKFHRVIPEFVVQGGDPLSRDLPEGDRRIGTGGPGYKIDCETAGNPYKHELGSLSMAHAGKNTGGSQFFIVLDEKNTRHLNGVHTVFGKVTEGLHVVKTIRQNDAMTKVRVSDSAGVKE
- the nth gene encoding endonuclease III — encoded protein: MTPAEKPQKTAARKTPPRKQKKGAMLAAHALEILERLKREYPDAHCELDFETPLQLLIATILSAQCTDKRVNMVTPELFRVFPRAHDLAAADAQRLEEMIRSTGFFRNKTKSLLGMSAAVVEIHGGDVPHTMAELVRLPGVGRKTANVVLGNAFGVNEGIVVDTHVGRLVVRLGITNETDPVKVEQILMKLIPRDDWTLISHLFIFHGRRVCIARLPRCGECVLNDICPSARV
- a CDS encoding alpha/beta hydrolase, giving the protein MPQTIPPPRESGFTTRTPTQLYWARYGPSAESGAQQLVVLHGGPGAHHDYMLPQMLHLAECYDVLFYDQRGGGRSRSDALEPIGWQTHVADLAAVVREFSLDPLAIVGYSWGGLLAVLYTLESLRDQTITAPNRLVLIDPAPLARRYRKEFEAEFSKRQQSPDVQRMRAELAESNLRESDPDAYRQRLFELGVAGYFAHPANARDLTPFRVTGRVLDSVWNSLGDYDLLAQLNQITCPTLVVHGRDDPIPLASSTAGAKAMNAKLVVLDDCGHVPYVEKPQQLFAAVDAFLAEPDPK